The genomic stretch tctaagtgcaatgtCAGCGcatgtgtgaatgtgtgtgctaatgtaagggaaccagccatcaaatAAATCCGAAACAGATCTCGCCAacggactcgacacaaacaaatgctgaaacgactcgactgaaaaagaagagacataacacagacacttggatgcaagagagataccgcgggtctgaacataacactcaacagggaccCTCTGAAGGAGGAGGCACCAGATGAAGATAGAGATGGTCGGGGTCAGcacagcattccaaaccatgcgaaggaAGTCCAACATGTCTgggggaccgtgtccggatgagctcccaagctgaggccgtcgagaactcgccatcacCAGtcaggctccatcgcatcacatcccgcctgcccgCCTCAATCGGAACAaccctgataagatccaacacatagggtttagggtttaggggtttagggtttagggttttttttaacCCATGAAGTACAACTGCCACAAGAAATGCATATAATAACGcaaaatacatcaacacaaatTTGGTCCAACAATTCTCTCACGCTCTCTACATTCTCAATGTATAGCAGACCTTCAAAATAGTGCGTCCGACAAACTGGTACATCATCCTATACTTTAAACATGTTCCACATCTACATCCAAATCCATTTTGTTCTAACAGACAAGGAGGTTCCTCATTCAGTTAGACTAGGGGATTTAGAACTCGAAAAGCCTCCTTTGTTAGACCGTAGTAGACTGCTTTGCTGCTATTGTATGTTATGAAGTTCCACCCAAAAGCAGAACCCCCAACAATGTACGTTGCTTGTACCTGACTATCTGGAGGTAGGACAGACGTAACATCGTCCACCAAAGGATTGTCAGCATCTTGTTGATGCTCCTCTGCTTTCTTGGCATCACCAACATCGCCGTTGCTACATTTTTTCAGCTGAACGGAGTTTTCTGTCTTTTCTTGGTATAGTTCCATCAGAAGCTTCATCCCTTGACGGATATCATCAGCTGCTTTGCAATTTCGAAAGTCATGAGTCTTGAGCACCTCAATGAAATGGGGGCGAAGGTCTTTGAGAAGTCCTCGCATCTTGTAGTAGGGAGAATCCTGAATCTCATGTTGAAGATGCCTCTTTCTGCTTTGAGGCACGGGTTTGGATTCCTCCATTGAAGCTCCCTGGTTTAGGGTTTAtggtttttttttcctcaaacaccatcacggcggggggttaaggctgacccccaacctgtatatatcaaaaatcaccaaaagcacatacatcagacgagcccaaaagtgactcggtccgcacgagagatacaaaacacaagagctaacaaagctactatggtatccccacagaccgggtactaaccatctaactaaagagaggataaacataacaaagctatacatcataaaaagaacaaggatgatggccaaaagcgggctaaatccaaaggaaatcaaaaaaccataaatcaaaaccacgaaccaagtgaagaagtcatccatctcgatatctgaatctgaagttcggatagcccaactggtccatcctgacgagcgacttcaaataccgaggcgctgaatccgcatcaaagaaggtgatggcaggggtctggacccccctacctaccaaaaagtctgctggtcggttgccttctcgaaagatgtgagagaacatgaactgtatctgtgcgagcaaagtacgaatgcgagccatgtgatgtctcacatccgctgctcctccgcgtcctgaagtgaacaccgcgaccactgctgccgcatctATCTCAACCCAGACatgcgaggagaactgcatagccagtgtcagcccgtgaagaagagctaaaagctccacctcgaaggccgacccagtTGCGAGCggcgtacaaaaggcccccaagagtgaaccgtctgagccccgaaccactcccccaccgtctgcctgtcccgtcgagctagtaaaggccccgtcggtgttcagcttcacccaaggatcgtcgggtggatgccaaagcacttgcagggacctcagaactcgccggcgaggaggagccaaatgcatgaagtcaacggccggggtgcaaccgcgccaatgaagggggactagcacacccgccgccaccaagatccgcaggtgccgaacaacctgccaaataacatgtgaagaacgaaaagaaatgccgcgatgcttgcagctattcctctccgtccagataaaccagtataccaaacagggaatgatgaagctgatgtgcaagacggtggccctgtgagaggacctccaccaaaaacctaatctatgtgcaatatcagtgcacgtgtgaatgtgtgtgctgatataagggaaccagccatcaaagtaatcccaaaccgatctcgccagaggactcgacacaaacaaatgctgaaacgactcgactgaagtagaagagacacaacagagacacttggatgcaagagagataccacgggcctgaacataacactcaacagggagcctctagaggaggaggcgccagatgaagacagagatggtaggggtcagcccagcattccaaaccatgcgaagtccgaaatgtctaggggaccgtgtccggataagctcccaagctgaggccgtcgagaactcgccatcgccagtgaggttccatcgcatcacatcccgcctgcccacctcaatcggaacagccctgataagatctaacacatgcaaaggcacaccatacaaagccagataatcatgcagtttttcaacatgccaagtatgatcatgccaaaatctagagacctcagcggcaggaagatcagtcccgggcggacaataggtcctaatgagacccacacgtcgtcccagaaactattccgcccttcgcctagggaccacctaatgagaccatgaacctgacccctaatgtccgtgagacgatgccaaataggactatcatgcacagagtaaggagaaatgaaagcacgaccagcatggaaacaatacttgcgcatggtgaactgcgcccaaagtgaatcctgcgcgagaaatctccaccagagcttgatgctgaaagctttgacgacctcgcggaaacgacggatgtcgaggcctccctcatccaacggaagacacatcttcttcttccagcgaACCCAGcgaatcttcctctgctccccaaccgtgccccaaaagaaccgggccaagatctgctccaactccctcatccaatactgatacggcttcagggtttagggtttagggtttttttttgggttcagggtttagggttagggttagggtttttttttttttttttttttctcaaacaccattacggcggggggttaggtggacccccaacctgtccaTATCAAATCAAACGATAAAGTGTCGTACATTgaccaagcccaaaagtgacttggTCCACAAAAAGAGATACATATCAAAAAACTTATCTAAGCTACTAGGATATCCCCACAAGCCGGGTATTATCCATCTAGCAAACGAACTAATAAAGCACATAATAACTTGGGCGATGACCAAGGAGTGGTCAAGCCCAAAGGAAATACAAGAAATACATATCAAAatccataacaaaaataaaaactcatccatctcgatatctgaatctgaagttcggatagcccagctggtccatcctcacAAGCGACTTCAAGTACCGAGGCGCTGTATCTGAATCATAGtaagtgatggcaggggtctggacccccctacctgcaagaaaatctgctgcCCGGTTACCCTCTCGGTGGATGTGAGAGAACCGAACCTGCATCTGTGAGAGCAAAatgcgaatgcgagccatgtgatgtctcacgtcCGCCGCTCCCATGCGTCCCGAAGTGAACACTGCGACCACTGCTGCTGcgtccatctcgacccaaacctgtgatgagaactccatagccatcgtcaacccatgaagaagagctagaagctccgcctcgaagg from Salvia splendens isolate huo1 chromosome 4, SspV2, whole genome shotgun sequence encodes the following:
- the LOC121801159 gene encoding uncharacterized protein LOC121801159 produces the protein MEESKPVPQSRKRHLQHEIQDSPYYKMRGLLKDLRPHFIEVLKTHDFRNCKAADDIRQGMKLLMELYQEKTENSVQLKKCSNGDVGDAKKAEEHQQDADNPLVDDVTSVLPPDSQVQATYIVGGSAFGWNFITYNSSKAVYYGLTKEAFRVLNPLV